Proteins from a single region of Acidianus ambivalens:
- a CDS encoding chromosome partition protein yields the protein MNTSSSNTTETNPQTNKLTNAGIEKTVKQTSNKQTNLNPSNFYNITSLLAFRINVIAKQKYMELSPQKKKIVKLVLENAILSLAEDKENLPYFAKQLGLELAKNDIQPILNININYSEAKAEAKAEIDISKLLELTNELERIINWIETHNWRKEQNAYIVPPAVLKELNDAFAKIKRLVN from the coding sequence ATGAATACAAGTTCTTCTAACACAACTGAAACAAACCCCCAAACAAACAAACTAACAAATGCGGGTATAGAAAAAACTGTTAAACAAACGTCAAACAAACAAACAAACCTAAACCCCTCAAACTTTTACAACATAACTTCATTATTAGCTTTTAGAATTAATGTTATAGCAAAGCAAAAATATATGGAATTGTCACCTCAGAAGAAAAAAATTGTAAAACTCGTTCTAGAGAACGCAATTCTTTCATTGGCCGAGGATAAGGAAAATCTTCCTTATTTTGCAAAACAGTTAGGCCTAGAATTAGCCAAGAACGATATTCAGCCCATACTTAATATCAATATAAACTATAGTGAAGCTAAAGCTGAGGCAAAAGCTGAGATAGATATCTCAAAATTACTTGAACTAACGAATGAGTTAGAAAGGATTATCAACTGGATTGAGACGCACAACTGGAGGAAAGAACAGAACGCGTATATCGTACCACCTGCAGTTCTTAAGGAACTAAACGATGCATTCGCAAAAATAAAGAGGTTGGTGAACTGA
- a CDS encoding ribbon-helix-helix domain-containing protein has protein sequence MTDAEVVPAIEEEIKVVTVKMPAILLDAIDRYARNHRLYRSEVIRMAILRFLEEAQKQ, from the coding sequence ATGACTGACGCTGAAGTCGTTCCTGCAATAGAAGAAGAAATAAAAGTGGTTACAGTGAAGATGCCTGCCATACTCCTAGATGCGATAGACCGCTATGCTAGGAATCACCGCCTTTACAGGTCTGAAGTCATTAGAATGGCAATCCTAAGGTTCTTAGAGGAGGCCCAAAAGCAATGA
- a CDS encoding C2H2-type zinc finger protein, translating into MTESGTKKYLSNHKSIAIHVTLEELRRYHSLTPEQKRLIRAIVKALIYRPDLLAESDYLMKLLQSKAVSPYVCPLCLLPFSSLTALKQHIRYAEHTKVCPICKREFTTTDALLDHVCKKHNICVS; encoded by the coding sequence GTGACGGAATCAGGTACTAAAAAGTACCTGAGCAACCATAAGTCGATAGCTATCCATGTAACTTTAGAAGAACTAAGGCGTTACCATTCTCTTACACCCGAGCAGAAGAGACTAATTAGGGCAATCGTTAAGGCATTAATTTACCGCCCTGACTTGCTCGCTGAGTCAGATTATTTAATGAAGCTCCTGCAAAGTAAAGCAGTATCCCCCTATGTATGTCCATTGTGTTTATTGCCCTTCAGTTCTTTAACGGCTCTCAAACAGCACATTCGTTATGCTGAGCACACCAAAGTCTGTCCTATTTGTAAGAGAGAGTTCACAACAACGGATGCCCTTTTAGACCACGTTTGTAAGAAGCATAATATCTGCGTGAGTTAG
- a CDS encoding C166 family protein: MGTKLIVYVLLFDIFIAMMVGAYSGLTPPSIPPEPSYASAQAVASSIVWTVGWGPLTIIPQTTLIPPFCILGAHFPGLTIPAVTIPGVTLFSINFGWLAPVLYVFDWIIWIFETIASAVGYLLSIFTGSITLLSSVPVIGPFLTTIILIINFVLIWELIKLIRGYGP, encoded by the coding sequence ATGGGTACTAAGCTAATAGTTTATGTCCTGCTATTCGATATCTTTATTGCAATGATGGTAGGTGCTTACAGTGGATTAACGCCCCCTAGTATCCCTCCAGAGCCTTCTTATGCTTCTGCTCAAGCAGTGGCTTCATCGATAGTATGGACAGTAGGATGGGGGCCTCTGACTATAATCCCGCAAACTACATTGATACCGCCCTTCTGCATCTTGGGGGCTCACTTTCCAGGGCTTACAATACCTGCAGTAACGATACCGGGCGTAACGCTCTTCAGTATCAATTTTGGATGGCTTGCCCCAGTCCTCTATGTGTTTGATTGGATCATATGGATATTTGAAACAATTGCTTCTGCAGTAGGCTATCTGTTGAGTATTTTCACGGGCTCAATAACACTTCTCTCAAGTGTACCAGTGATAGGGCCGTTCTTGACGACGATAATACTAATCATTAACTTCGTACTAATCTGGGAACTCATTAAATTGATTAGGGGATACGGGCCATGA
- a CDS encoding C2H2-type zinc finger protein yields MKYICKICGKEYNTKNALRSHLRRKHGWSFEKIDSRLISERVIRK; encoded by the coding sequence ATGAAGTACATCTGTAAGATTTGCGGTAAGGAGTATAACACAAAGAACGCATTGCGGTCACACCTTAGAAGGAAACATGGTTGGAGTTTCGAGAAAATCGACAGTAGATTGATAAGCGAAAGGGTGATTAGGAAATGA
- a CDS encoding protein D-63 yields MTEVSEKELFLELDDDIRELLSLVHQISIDARIGNYNKIKIERAIFISQRITAELYQMLR; encoded by the coding sequence ATGACTGAAGTCTCAGAGAAAGAACTATTCTTAGAGTTGGATGACGACATTAGAGAACTACTATCACTAGTTCATCAAATTTCTATAGACGCTAGGATAGGGAATTACAATAAAATAAAGATAGAAAGAGCGATTTTCATAAGCCAGAGAATTACGGCGGAACTTTACCAGATGCTGAGGTGA
- a CDS encoding DUF3258 domain-containing protein: MNAIDYAVTSKHLTSTVVHELLFSTKQMRFIKPIRSDKGLGKLYYKLLDGHYLKFCLYGNKNDVTLKIKLVDIENGEPNENTVFEITADWSIIDQILSDQNAPRILTDFLNMMPAFHGVSRVADTKYEYKNSYEIVWTIRDYIQAKVVQE; this comes from the coding sequence ATGAACGCAATAGATTACGCCGTTACTTCCAAACACCTAACTAGTACCGTTGTGCATGAATTATTATTCTCAACAAAGCAGATGAGGTTCATCAAGCCAATTCGCAGTGACAAGGGTCTAGGGAAGCTATACTACAAGTTATTGGATGGGCATTATCTGAAGTTCTGTCTATATGGAAATAAGAACGATGTAACATTGAAGATCAAACTAGTGGATATTGAAAACGGTGAGCCCAATGAAAACACAGTTTTCGAAATAACTGCTGATTGGTCAATTATTGACCAAATATTGAGTGACCAAAACGCCCCTAGAATCCTAACTGACTTTCTGAATATGATGCCTGCGTTTCACGGCGTTTCAAGAGTCGCAGACACAAAGTACGAATACAAGAACAGTTACGAAATAGTTTGGACAATTCGCGATTATATCCAGGCTAAGGTGGTTCAAGAATGA
- a CDS encoding transcriptional regulator yields MTYSSNEIRAKILRRKILQLIAENYILSASLISHTLLLSYATVLRHLRILNEEGLIDLYKQGRTLYAKIKENSKEIQILNSETMRFKKPLDEPVSNKNEPLVKIKDSERSP; encoded by the coding sequence ATGACTTACAGCTCTAATGAGATTAGGGCGAAAATTCTTAGGAGGAAGATACTTCAGCTGATAGCGGAAAACTATATACTTTCAGCTTCCCTAATCAGCCATACGCTTCTGCTTAGCTATGCCACTGTCCTTAGACATCTTAGGATCCTAAATGAAGAAGGGCTAATCGACCTATACAAACAAGGTCGTACGCTTTATGCTAAAATTAAAGAGAACTCGAAAGAAATTCAGATTCTGAATTCAGAAACTATGCGGTTTAAAAAGCCTCTCGACGAGCCTGTATCGAACAAAAATGAGCCTCTGGTCAAAATTAAAGATAGCGAAAGAAGCCCTTAA
- a CDS encoding V1/V3 family capsid protein has protein sequence MSLWSKLKIAKEALKVAINPYKYFTKEQIEEAVRIFYQTWDGNIISSAKKFVELASQNPKLAKGEGQLNIGLLIGLFVFILIGIVLLPVITSEVNNLTSGTAPSVTGTDATLLSLVPLFYILILIIVPAVIAYKIYKD, from the coding sequence ATGAGCCTCTGGTCAAAATTAAAGATAGCGAAAGAAGCCCTTAAGGTAGCGATAAATCCCTACAAATATTTCACCAAAGAGCAGATAGAAGAAGCGGTCAGGATCTTTTACCAAACTTGGGATGGCAATATCATATCCTCAGCCAAGAAATTCGTAGAATTAGCATCTCAAAATCCTAAGTTAGCAAAAGGTGAAGGACAGCTTAATATAGGACTCTTAATAGGACTATTCGTCTTCATCCTAATCGGCATTGTCTTACTGCCCGTCATTACAAGCGAAGTTAACAATTTAACATCAGGCACTGCCCCTAGTGTCACCGGGACTGACGCGACACTATTAAGCTTAGTGCCATTGTTCTACATATTGATACTAATCATAGTCCCGGCAGTAATTGCGTATAAGATTTACAAAGATTAA
- a CDS encoding DUF5489 family protein, producing MADAISLALSTGLGPVIAIIIILVFMGLTYKMAGKIPAIIVGIASTFALTFMDFLPLFWGVTIIFGLIAGLVLGGDRDGY from the coding sequence ATGGCGGACGCAATTTCTTTAGCCCTAAGCACTGGATTAGGGCCGGTCATTGCGATAATCATAATACTGGTCTTCATGGGGCTAACGTATAAAATGGCGGGAAAGATTCCTGCCATCATTGTAGGGATTGCTTCAACATTTGCCTTAACTTTCATGGATTTCTTGCCACTCTTCTGGGGGGTCACCATTATATTTGGTCTGATAGCCGGCCTTGTACTAGGAGGTGATAGGGATGGGTACTAA
- a CDS encoding DUF5658 family protein produces MNVIDIIAFYGIQFDDYWTTILGLKRGAEEKNPMAVPFVDSPLLLAMYKFGLGTFALLLILVMMQISNVFWYVLYADLLGEAVIVVNNTLAIYRHKVRR; encoded by the coding sequence ATGAACGTTATCGACATCATAGCATTTTACGGAATTCAGTTTGATGATTATTGGACTACTATCTTGGGGCTAAAGAGAGGTGCAGAAGAGAAGAACCCTATGGCTGTGCCTTTCGTTGATAGCCCTCTATTACTTGCAATGTACAAGTTCGGCCTAGGTACGTTTGCATTACTCCTAATATTGGTAATGATGCAAATCAGTAACGTCTTCTGGTATGTTTTATACGCTGATCTTCTAGGTGAAGCGGTGATTGTCGTAAACAATACTTTGGCAATCTACAGGCACAAGGTGAGAAGATGA